From one Gracilibacillus salinarum genomic stretch:
- a CDS encoding HD domain-containing protein yields the protein MEQEQVIDATENFVRQTLLGEESGHDWYHIERVTTTAKKLAAEEGANLFIVTLAALLHDLADDKVVDSEDEGLRNIQNWLLDHQVNQEDQEHILMIILHMSFKGGNGKSLETIEGQVVQDADRLDAIGAVGIARCFTYAGKKGQPIYEPDLAVRQEMSVSEYRHGRSSAIHHFYEKLLKLKELMNTRSGYRMAEKRHQLMELYLDAFFEEIGELERGR from the coding sequence TTGGAACAGGAACAAGTGATAGATGCAACAGAAAATTTTGTTAGACAAACATTACTCGGCGAAGAATCCGGGCATGACTGGTATCATATTGAACGTGTGACAACTACTGCAAAAAAGCTAGCTGCAGAAGAAGGAGCAAATCTCTTTATTGTTACTTTAGCTGCACTATTACATGATCTGGCCGATGATAAAGTAGTAGACAGTGAAGACGAAGGACTGCGAAACATCCAGAATTGGTTATTAGATCATCAAGTGAATCAAGAAGATCAAGAACATATTTTAATGATCATTTTACATATGTCATTTAAAGGCGGAAATGGAAAGTCACTAGAAACGATAGAGGGACAAGTCGTACAGGATGCCGATCGGTTGGATGCAATTGGTGCAGTAGGGATTGCCAGGTGTTTTACCTATGCTGGAAAGAAAGGACAGCCAATTTATGAACCAGATCTGGCAGTGCGGCAGGAGATGAGTGTTTCTGAATATCGTCATGGGCGATCAAGTGCTATTCATCATTTCTATGAAAAGTTGCTAAAACTGAAAGAGCTTATGAATACCAGATCAGGTTATCGCATGGCAGAAAAGCGCCATCAACTGATGGAATTATATTTAGATGCTTTTTTTGAAGAAATAGGAGAACTGGAAAGGGGCCGTTGA
- a CDS encoding histidine phosphatase family protein, whose translation MTNIYLVRHGETDWNALGKIQGQTDIPLNNDGKSQADECGRYLQTLEWDMLISSSLKRASETAQIINKYVQLPYVEMDAFKERRFGAAEGMTVFERMEAFPDGVYPNAEEMPELTERVVAGLEEVHQRYTGKRIILVAHGAVINALLSHFSNGAIGSGKTKLVNGSLNLMERLEETWHIHHYNQTTHLTLYKEKGSV comes from the coding sequence ATGACAAATATTTATCTCGTCAGACATGGTGAGACCGATTGGAATGCGCTTGGTAAGATTCAAGGACAAACAGACATACCATTAAATAATGATGGAAAGTCACAAGCCGATGAATGCGGCCGGTATTTGCAAACATTAGAATGGGATATGCTGATTAGCAGTTCTTTGAAACGTGCTAGTGAAACGGCCCAGATCATTAATAAATATGTCCAGCTTCCATATGTAGAAATGGATGCGTTTAAAGAACGAAGGTTTGGTGCGGCTGAGGGAATGACGGTATTTGAGCGTATGGAAGCATTTCCTGATGGTGTGTACCCTAATGCGGAAGAGATGCCAGAATTGACGGAACGAGTTGTTGCAGGATTGGAAGAAGTTCATCAACGCTATACCGGTAAGAGAATTATTCTCGTTGCACATGGTGCAGTCATTAATGCATTGCTCTCACATTTTTCAAATGGTGCCATCGGTTCTGGAAAAACCAAGCTTGTTAATGGCTCGCTTAATCTGATGGAACGGTTAGAAGAAACATGGCACATTCATCATTATAACCAAACCACACACTTAACGTTATACAAAGAAAAGGGTTCTGTATAG